In Tepidanaerobacter syntrophicus, the following are encoded in one genomic region:
- a CDS encoding Asp23/Gls24 family envelope stress response protein, which translates to MKNIIKTSLGEIEISKDVIAVLAGNAAVECYGLVGMVSRKMSDGLTELLGRENLHKGVEVRLEGDLLIIDLHVVVQYGIKIHEVANNVIEKVSFTLENFLGFEPDKINVIVHGVRTK; encoded by the coding sequence TTGAAAAATATAATAAAGACTTCATTGGGAGAAATAGAAATATCCAAAGATGTTATAGCTGTGCTTGCCGGCAATGCGGCTGTTGAATGTTATGGTTTAGTAGGCATGGTTTCCAGAAAAATGAGCGATGGCCTGACTGAACTTTTAGGAAGAGAAAATCTGCACAAAGGCGTAGAAGTAAGGCTTGAAGGAGATTTGCTAATCATCGATTTACATGTGGTAGTACAATATGGCATAAAAATCCATGAAGTTGCAAATAACGTTATTGAAAAAGTAAGTTTCACATTGGAAAACTTCTTGGGATTTGAGCCTGACAAAATTAATGTAATAGTTCATGGCGTCAGAACAAAGTAA
- the coaD gene encoding pantetheine-phosphate adenylyltransferase, translated as MKIGIYPGSFDPITYGHVDIIERSAKLFDRLIVAVLSNPRKTPLFTVEERIEMIQESVKNMPNVEIDTFSGLLIDFARLKKADVIVKGLRAVSDFEYELQMALMNKKLDEHIETIFIMTSSKYSYLSSSVVKEVASFGGCVATVVPPLVEKRLKDKFKIDNKK; from the coding sequence TTGAAAATAGGTATATACCCAGGAAGTTTTGACCCAATTACATATGGCCATGTTGACATAATAGAAAGAAGCGCAAAATTATTTGACAGATTAATCGTAGCAGTGCTGTCAAACCCAAGAAAAACGCCGCTTTTTACTGTCGAAGAAAGAATTGAGATGATTCAGGAATCAGTAAAGAACATGCCGAACGTTGAAATTGACACTTTTTCCGGTTTGCTAATAGATTTTGCAAGACTAAAAAAAGCAGATGTAATAGTAAAGGGGCTTAGGGCTGTTTCTGATTTTGAATATGAGCTTCAAATGGCTCTTATGAATAAGAAATTAGATGAACACATAGAGACGATTTTTATTATGACGAGCAGCAAATATTCATATTTAAGTTCAAGTGTTGTAAAAGAAGTTGCAAGTTTTGGCGGATGTGTAGCAACTGTTGTGCCGCCATTAGTTGAAAAACGCTTAAAGGATAAATTTAAAATTGACAACAAAAAGTAA
- the pknB gene encoding Stk1 family PASTA domain-containing Ser/Thr kinase, translating to MVGKTLGNRYTILEEISGGGMATVYKAKCSVLNRIVAIKILKPEFANDEEFVRRFRREAQAAASLSHPNIVGIYDVGEEDGLYYIVMEYVEGITLKEYIKQNFPIPIADVLEMGIQICDALECAHKNKIIHRDIKSQNIMITNDGRIKVTDFGIARAADGATITNSNNMFGSVQYFSPEQAKSDIVDERSDIYSLGVVLYEAFTGQLPFTGQTPVAIALKHIQEKPPLISQFIPGFPYELERIVQKCLAKSPDDRYQSAKMLRDDLIRALTNENIINFVSAPNVENTMVIDNLKDTLTTAANSGHKSDVSKPKKSRNILKGIGIALALVILFGIFSYAGTFLAKKYLEVQEVTVPSVVGMTEEEAIAEIEKQKLEAKVVDRVFDKAPAGQVISQDPEGGQKVKVNRPPIELVVSKGPKATTVPNVIGLSEEKGLEALKSKGLEARIILENSTEPEGTIIDQNPKEGFTLSEGESVDLTISVGPETITMPNLIGKTLDAAKALLKENDIAVGSVSEKHDQTPANTVIDQNPKAGASVSPGASVTLVVSSGPVEKKQIVVGPILLPSDVEETTVKIVVSDELGENRTAYLKKHKAEESPLNITIEGAGQMNIEVWLDDILYYKGTK from the coding sequence ATAGTAGGAAAAACTTTGGGAAACAGATACACAATTCTAGAAGAAATCAGCGGCGGAGGCATGGCTACAGTCTACAAGGCAAAGTGCAGTGTTCTCAACAGAATAGTAGCCATAAAGATTTTAAAACCTGAATTTGCAAATGATGAGGAATTTGTAAGGCGCTTTAGAAGAGAGGCCCAGGCCGCTGCAAGCTTGTCACATCCGAATATTGTCGGTATATATGATGTAGGTGAAGAAGACGGTTTATACTATATAGTGATGGAGTATGTTGAGGGTATTACTTTAAAAGAGTATATAAAGCAAAATTTTCCTATACCTATTGCTGATGTTCTAGAAATGGGCATACAAATATGTGACGCATTAGAATGCGCTCACAAGAATAAAATAATCCACAGAGATATAAAGTCCCAAAATATCATGATAACTAATGATGGCAGGATAAAAGTAACAGATTTTGGTATTGCTCGAGCTGCAGATGGCGCAACTATTACAAACAGCAATAATATGTTTGGCTCAGTGCAGTATTTCTCGCCTGAGCAAGCAAAAAGCGATATTGTCGATGAACGTTCTGACATATATTCACTAGGAGTGGTTTTGTATGAAGCTTTTACAGGCCAATTGCCTTTTACCGGTCAAACGCCGGTGGCTATAGCATTAAAACATATACAGGAAAAACCGCCTCTAATTTCCCAATTTATTCCCGGTTTTCCTTATGAACTTGAAAGGATTGTACAAAAATGTCTTGCAAAATCCCCTGACGACAGATATCAAAGCGCTAAGATGTTAAGAGATGATTTGATAAGAGCATTAACAAATGAAAATATCATCAACTTTGTTTCGGCTCCTAATGTAGAAAATACAATGGTAATAGATAATTTGAAGGATACATTGACAACGGCTGCAAATTCGGGACATAAATCTGATGTTTCTAAGCCGAAAAAATCTCGAAACATTCTCAAAGGCATAGGTATCGCACTTGCGCTAGTTATTTTGTTTGGGATATTCTCCTATGCAGGAACATTTCTTGCCAAAAAATATCTCGAGGTGCAGGAAGTTACTGTTCCAAGTGTTGTTGGAATGACAGAAGAAGAAGCTATTGCTGAAATTGAAAAACAAAAGCTTGAGGCAAAAGTCGTAGACAGAGTTTTTGATAAAGCTCCGGCAGGGCAGGTAATCTCACAAGATCCTGAAGGCGGCCAAAAAGTAAAAGTAAATCGCCCCCCAATAGAACTTGTAGTCAGTAAAGGACCGAAAGCTACCACTGTTCCTAACGTAATAGGACTTTCGGAAGAAAAAGGACTTGAAGCACTGAAAAGCAAGGGCTTAGAAGCTCGAATAATTCTTGAAAATTCTACTGAACCTGAAGGTACGATAATTGATCAAAATCCGAAGGAAGGTTTTACCCTTTCAGAAGGAGAATCTGTTGATTTAACTATAAGCGTTGGGCCGGAGACTATAACTATGCCAAATCTTATAGGAAAGACATTGGATGCAGCCAAAGCTTTGCTCAAGGAAAATGACATTGCAGTAGGAAGCGTTTCCGAAAAGCATGACCAAACTCCTGCGAATACTGTAATAGATCAAAATCCAAAAGCAGGCGCATCGGTTAGCCCCGGCGCTTCTGTAACTCTTGTAGTAAGCAGCGGACCGGTCGAGAAAAAACAAATAGTTGTAGGACCGATACTTCTTCCTTCTGATGTGGAAGAAACTACGGTGAAAATTGTAGTTTCGGATGAATTGGGCGAAAATCGTACCGCATATCTAAAAAAACATAAAGCGGAAGAAAGCCCCCTTAATATAACAATCGAAGGCGCAGGCCAAATGAACATTGAGGTTTGGCTTGATGATATACTTTACTACAAAGGAACAAAATGA
- the rpe gene encoding ribulose-phosphate 3-epimerase has product MTKIAPSILSADFSCLLEDIKKVEDGGADLLHIDVMDGHFVPNITIGPPVISCLKGKTNLPFDVHLMIENPERYIDEFAKAGADIITVHEEATVHLHRVLGYIKDKGMKAGVALNPSTPISSLEYVINDIYMVLIMSVNPGFGGQKFIPAMMEKIMDLKKMIRQKNADVLIEVDGGINEDNASDIAKAGADILVAGSAIYQSHCPAETIRKLKNNNI; this is encoded by the coding sequence ATGACAAAAATTGCACCTTCAATTTTATCTGCAGATTTTAGTTGCTTATTAGAAGATATAAAAAAAGTAGAAGACGGTGGAGCTGATCTGTTACATATAGATGTAATGGATGGACATTTTGTGCCAAATATAACAATTGGCCCCCCAGTTATATCATGTCTTAAAGGAAAAACTAATCTGCCCTTTGATGTTCATCTAATGATCGAAAACCCCGAAAGATATATTGATGAATTTGCTAAGGCAGGAGCAGACATTATTACAGTTCACGAAGAGGCAACGGTTCACTTGCATAGGGTATTAGGTTATATAAAGGATAAGGGAATGAAAGCAGGAGTTGCTCTAAATCCGTCGACTCCTATTTCGAGCCTGGAATATGTAATAAATGATATTTATATGGTGCTGATAATGAGCGTTAACCCCGGGTTTGGTGGACAAAAATTTATTCCTGCAATGATGGAAAAAATAATGGATTTAAAAAAGATGATTAGACAAAAGAACGCAGATGTCTTAATAGAAGTTGATGGTGGGATCAATGAGGATAACGCATCGGATATAGCAAAAGCCGGAGCGGATATATTAGTAGCAGGTTCTGCTATTTACCAATCTCACTGCCCTGCAGAAACGATAAGAAAGTTAAAAAACAATAATATTTGA
- the recG gene encoding ATP-dependent DNA helicase RecG, whose translation MDLNSNVQNIKGVGPARAKQLSKLDIYTIKDVLFYFPRDYLDMSPLTFKQGAEDKTGAFPCVVTGRAATTKTNSGLYITKVPVSDGQNKGYAVFFNQPFIERSFYPHQKLILIGKIRKNFGTYEISAPEWIKFEEIKQGEKLEKIRPIYPLTKGVSQNFLRSIVKNALEVVSSIEDTLPEDIIKEYNLLSLKEAIKNIHFPQSFNMLEKARQRFVFEELLLFQLSAGLSRYCVKAEKRKNIYKNLELTPFLSSLPFSLTSGQKKVLEEIVEDLRSKNVMSRLVQGDVGSGKTIIACAALYLAAKNGLQGAMMAPTEILADQHYNTLKKFLKPHGVNVEILKGGLAGKERKKILSQLKNGSIDVLVGTHAILEEDVMFKKLGMIITDEQHRFGVKQRENLVKKGYSPDVIVMSATPIPRTAAMALYGDLDISIIDTLPKGRQKVDTYVVQDSMRKKVYDFAALEIKKGHLVYVVCPAVEENELDVANVEEHAAWLKENYPSLKIGILHGKMKQDEKDDILGRFLRKEIQALVATTVVEVGIDVPDATLIIVENAERFGLAQLHQLRGRVGRSSLKSYCILMTASSQPEALTRLKFLMKCQDGFEISQKDLEMRGPGEFLGIRQHGFFEFKFASFVENTDILETTQKLASEILQKNYLQLPEYKNLKELLENKAKDAIN comes from the coding sequence TTGGATTTAAACTCTAATGTTCAGAATATCAAAGGTGTTGGTCCTGCGCGGGCAAAACAACTTTCTAAGCTAGACATATATACCATTAAAGATGTGCTGTTTTATTTTCCCAGGGATTACCTGGATATGTCACCACTAACGTTTAAACAGGGAGCAGAAGATAAAACAGGAGCCTTTCCCTGTGTTGTAACAGGAAGAGCTGCAACTACAAAAACAAACTCCGGCCTTTACATTACGAAAGTGCCGGTTAGTGATGGCCAAAATAAAGGCTATGCTGTGTTTTTTAATCAGCCGTTTATTGAAAGAAGCTTTTACCCTCATCAAAAGCTAATACTTATAGGAAAAATAAGAAAAAATTTCGGAACATATGAAATTTCTGCTCCTGAATGGATAAAGTTTGAAGAAATAAAACAGGGCGAAAAACTTGAAAAAATTCGCCCTATCTATCCTTTGACCAAAGGTGTATCCCAAAATTTTTTAAGAAGCATCGTAAAAAATGCATTGGAAGTTGTATCGAGTATAGAGGATACATTGCCTGAAGATATTATCAAAGAATATAATTTACTTTCCCTTAAAGAAGCTATAAAAAACATACATTTTCCACAAAGCTTTAATATGCTTGAAAAGGCAAGACAAAGATTTGTTTTTGAGGAATTGCTGTTATTTCAACTATCTGCCGGTTTATCCAGATACTGCGTAAAAGCTGAAAAGCGCAAAAATATATATAAGAACCTTGAATTGACACCTTTCTTATCGTCCCTTCCTTTTTCACTTACATCCGGCCAAAAAAAGGTTTTAGAAGAGATAGTGGAAGATTTGCGAAGCAAAAATGTTATGAGCAGACTGGTGCAAGGAGATGTAGGCTCAGGAAAAACTATCATAGCATGTGCAGCTTTGTATCTTGCGGCAAAAAATGGTCTTCAAGGCGCAATGATGGCTCCTACTGAGATTTTAGCCGATCAGCATTATAATACATTGAAAAAGTTTCTCAAGCCTCATGGAGTAAATGTTGAAATATTAAAAGGAGGGCTTGCCGGCAAGGAGAGAAAAAAGATTTTATCGCAACTTAAAAACGGTAGTATAGATGTTTTAGTGGGTACACATGCTATTTTAGAAGAAGATGTGATGTTTAAAAAATTAGGAATGATCATTACAGATGAACAGCATAGATTTGGAGTAAAACAAAGGGAGAATTTGGTGAAAAAAGGTTATTCTCCGGATGTAATAGTTATGAGCGCAACTCCTATACCGCGTACTGCTGCTATGGCGCTTTATGGAGATCTGGACATTTCTATTATAGACACTCTCCCAAAAGGCAGGCAAAAGGTCGATACTTATGTAGTCCAAGATTCTATGAGAAAAAAGGTATATGATTTTGCGGCTTTAGAAATAAAAAAAGGCCATTTGGTTTATGTTGTATGTCCTGCAGTGGAAGAAAATGAACTGGATGTGGCAAATGTAGAGGAACATGCAGCTTGGTTAAAAGAAAATTATCCAAGCCTAAAGATAGGAATTCTCCATGGTAAAATGAAACAAGACGAAAAAGATGATATATTAGGCCGCTTTTTAAGAAAGGAAATTCAGGCCCTTGTAGCAACTACAGTTGTAGAGGTAGGGATAGACGTTCCTGATGCTACGCTTATTATTGTAGAAAATGCAGAAAGATTTGGTTTAGCCCAGCTTCATCAATTGCGCGGTCGAGTTGGTAGAAGTTCGTTGAAATCTTATTGCATTTTAATGACTGCCTCTAGCCAACCTGAGGCTCTAACGAGGTTGAAGTTTTTAATGAAATGTCAAGATGGCTTTGAAATTTCGCAAAAAGATTTGGAAATGAGAGGACCCGGAGAATTTTTAGGCATAAGACAACATGGATTTTTTGAGTTCAAGTTTGCAAGCTTTGTTGAAAACACAGATATCCTTGAAACTACTCAAAAATTAGCTAGCGAAATATTGCAGAAAAATTATCTTCAGCTCCCAGAATATAAAAATCTCAAGGAATTACTCGAAAATAAGGCAAAGGATGCAATTAACTAA
- the rpmB gene encoding 50S ribosomal protein L28, with translation MAKCEICGKAPRRGIQLSHSHRKSKRTWAPNIFRVKADLNGRIKRINVCSSCLRSGKVKRAK, from the coding sequence ATGGCAAAATGTGAGATTTGTGGCAAAGCCCCAAGGAGAGGTATACAGCTTAGCCATTCTCATAGAAAGTCAAAACGCACATGGGCTCCGAATATTTTCCGAGTAAAAGCTGATTTAAACGGCCGCATAAAAAGGATAAATGTATGCAGCAGCTGCTTACGCTCCGGAAAAGTAAAAAGAGCCAAATAA
- the rsmD gene encoding 16S rRNA (guanine(966)-N(2))-methyltransferase RsmD, with protein sequence MRVIGGMHKGRKIKSLKGKNTRPTADIVREALFDILGGKIAGSRFLDLFAGTGAVGIEALSRGSESAIFVEKSLEACLIIKQNLENLALTEKSRIIRDDAESALKNLLKQGEEFDIIFMDPPYSKNKIEPILTILRDFEPLKSIIVIQHAEDELFNTDGFLCYKRKKYGKSMLTFLIRE encoded by the coding sequence GTGAGAGTTATTGGCGGCATGCATAAAGGAAGAAAGATTAAATCGCTAAAAGGGAAAAATACAAGACCTACAGCGGATATTGTAAGAGAAGCGTTATTTGATATATTGGGCGGCAAGATTGCGGGAAGTCGTTTTTTAGACTTGTTTGCAGGAACCGGAGCAGTAGGAATCGAGGCGCTAAGTCGTGGATCAGAAAGTGCGATTTTTGTTGAAAAATCCCTTGAGGCTTGCTTGATAATTAAACAAAATCTTGAGAATCTAGCTCTTACCGAAAAATCCAGGATAATTAGGGATGATGCAGAGTCTGCCCTAAAAAATCTGCTAAAGCAAGGCGAAGAATTTGACATAATATTCATGGATCCCCCTTATTCGAAAAACAAAATAGAACCAATATTAACGATCTTACGAGATTTTGAGCCGCTAAAATCCATCATAGTGATTCAACACGCGGAAGACGAACTATTTAATACTGATGGTTTTTTATGCTATAAACGCAAAAAATATGGCAAGTCAATGCTGACATTTTTGATTAGGGAGTGA
- a CDS encoding nucleotidyltransferase gives MNVVGIVSEYNPFHNGHLYQLDMIKKSLRPDAIITVMSGNFVQRGQPAVFDKWARAEMALAQGIDLVIELPVCFSTATAEIFAESAVRLLQSCKIVNTLSFGVEDCDTKKLVQLGETLSAEPKLFKQFINEYLKSGLSFPAAREKALIKYALAEDLNLDIDSASMLLKKPNYILAIEYIKAINKLRADFSIFPVARKGSDYNNKSLTGKYSSASAIREALSKETAFLTSEIAESLPVSTVEIIEREIKSGRSPVFLSDFEDIIFYNLRRMTAKELKNYFDVEEGLENRIKKAAKVCGNLKQLILQIRSKRYPLTRIQRILIHSMLDIPQSMVSKRSPEYLRILGFTSKGAHLLKDIKAKAALPIITRASEYKKLNPLARAMFEKDILATDIYVLAHENASFRKAVSDFSRKVIYFNSFR, from the coding sequence TTGAATGTTGTTGGAATCGTGTCAGAATATAACCCTTTTCACAATGGTCACTTATATCAATTAGACATGATTAAAAAATCCCTGAGGCCAGATGCTATAATAACTGTCATGAGCGGAAACTTCGTGCAGCGCGGACAGCCAGCTGTCTTTGACAAATGGGCACGGGCCGAAATGGCTCTTGCTCAAGGAATAGATCTCGTAATTGAGCTGCCTGTTTGTTTTTCGACTGCAACAGCCGAAATTTTTGCAGAAAGTGCCGTAAGATTGCTGCAAAGCTGTAAAATTGTAAATACATTAAGTTTCGGTGTTGAAGATTGTGATACTAAAAAATTAGTACAGTTAGGAGAAACTCTATCCGCAGAACCTAAACTTTTTAAACAATTTATAAATGAATATCTCAAAAGCGGTTTATCGTTTCCGGCAGCTAGAGAAAAGGCATTGATAAAATATGCTTTAGCAGAAGATTTGAATCTAGACATAGATTCAGCGTCCATGCTACTTAAAAAACCAAATTATATTTTGGCAATAGAGTATATAAAAGCTATTAATAAGCTTAGAGCGGATTTTTCAATCTTTCCTGTTGCAAGAAAAGGTTCGGATTATAACAATAAAAGCCTTACAGGAAAATATTCCAGTGCATCAGCTATAAGAGAAGCCCTATCAAAGGAAACCGCTTTTTTGACAAGTGAAATTGCAGAAAGCCTTCCTGTTTCTACGGTTGAAATTATAGAGCGAGAAATAAAATCAGGTCGTTCTCCTGTTTTTTTAAGCGACTTTGAAGATATTATTTTTTATAACTTGCGGAGAATGACTGCAAAAGAACTCAAAAATTATTTCGATGTTGAAGAAGGCCTTGAAAATAGAATAAAAAAAGCTGCCAAAGTTTGCGGAAATCTTAAGCAGCTTATTTTACAAATAAGGTCAAAACGTTATCCATTAACTCGCATTCAAAGAATACTTATTCACTCAATGTTGGATATTCCTCAAAGCATGGTTTCAAAGCGATCCCCGGAATATCTAAGGATACTCGGATTTACTTCAAAAGGTGCTCACTTGCTAAAAGATATAAAAGCAAAGGCTGCACTGCCTATAATTACCCGTGCATCTGAGTATAAGAAACTAAACCCTTTAGCAAGAGCAATGTTCGAAAAAGACATACTTGCAACGGATATTTATGTTCTGGCCCACGAGAATGCTTCGTTTAGAAAAGCAGTCTCCGACTTTTCTAGGAAAGTTATCTACTTTAATTCTTTTAGGTAA
- a CDS encoding PDZ domain-containing protein, with protein sequence MSGKHKKKLLQFLALIVILLGINYYLAQNYTIMAPGITVDLKEIVTVENGIKHKEGSIFLTAVSSRTLNIPLFIYAAIDPYTDIERKEDVIPAGWDINQYMEYMKRWMEESQKIAEVVALRKAGYNPQILGDGAQVVEIMPESPANGKLMPQDVIIKVDGEKVNLADEVVKKVSSHKVGDIVKFEIVREGKTITVSIPTIESKTEKGKAIVGIYITTLNWKPNLPLKIEIDTGDIGGPSAGSMLTLEILNQLSKEDLTKGKKIAGTGTISLDEQIGEIGGAKQKVRAAARDGAQIFFVPVNNAEDAKKAAKGLDIEIVPVSTLDDMLNYLKELK encoded by the coding sequence ATGTCTGGCAAGCATAAAAAAAAGCTACTGCAATTTTTGGCGTTAATTGTAATACTATTAGGTATAAATTACTATTTAGCTCAGAATTATACAATAATGGCGCCGGGAATAACTGTTGATTTGAAAGAAATCGTAACTGTTGAAAATGGAATAAAGCACAAAGAAGGCTCTATTTTTTTAACAGCAGTATCAAGCAGAACTCTCAATATACCACTTTTTATATATGCTGCAATAGACCCTTACACTGATATTGAAAGGAAAGAAGATGTAATACCTGCTGGCTGGGATATTAATCAGTATATGGAATATATGAAAAGATGGATGGAAGAAAGCCAAAAAATAGCAGAAGTGGTAGCACTTAGGAAAGCAGGTTATAACCCTCAGATTTTAGGCGATGGAGCCCAAGTGGTAGAAATAATGCCAGAAAGTCCAGCAAATGGAAAATTAATGCCCCAAGACGTAATAATAAAGGTGGATGGCGAAAAGGTAAATTTAGCCGATGAGGTCGTAAAAAAGGTTTCGAGCCATAAAGTCGGCGATATAGTTAAATTCGAAATTGTAAGAGAAGGCAAGACTATAACCGTTTCTATACCCACAATTGAGAGCAAGACAGAAAAAGGGAAAGCCATAGTGGGTATATATATAACTACGCTAAATTGGAAACCAAATTTGCCACTGAAGATAGAAATTGATACGGGTGATATTGGCGGGCCTTCTGCCGGTAGTATGCTGACACTTGAAATTCTAAACCAACTTTCGAAAGAAGATCTGACGAAGGGCAAAAAAATTGCTGGGACGGGCACTATAAGTCTTGACGAGCAGATTGGTGAAATAGGCGGCGCAAAACAAAAAGTGCGAGCAGCCGCCCGGGATGGAGCACAGATATTCTTTGTTCCTGTAAATAATGCAGAAGATGCAAAAAAAGCGGCAAAAGGCTTGGATATAGAAATTGTCCCAGTAAGCACCCTTGATGATATGCTAAATTACCTAAAAGAATTAAAGTAG
- a CDS encoding DAK2 domain-containing protein, whose translation MAIKKIDGNLLRKAIINAAFVLRQNKKNVDALNVFPVPDGDTGTNMSLTMDQAVRELEKVSSNDLKKIADALAWGSLMGGRGNSGVILSQLFRGFAQGIPSNKKSITPYELATAYKNGVDAAYRAVMRPVEGTILTVARETADKMIMEARRYEDLETVLENTIKYGEKVLEKTPDMLKVLKEANVVDAGGKGLIFLMKGFLEAIKNPNLDVASLKEKNYESSYKTAYESEKIPQEIKYIYCTELLITGKEIDINSLKQELDGIGDSMIVTGMGDLVKIHIHTNNPDRVLNAALKRGELSKIKIDNMKIQHNEIINNEVVEENKADIKISENKEMTSKKKVGVIAVSQGKGLNEIFKSMGADIIEGGQSMNPSTEDILSAIENSSYEDVIILPNNKNIILTAQQAKSISTKNVYVVPTKSIPQGIAALLAFNPDFSVQENISNMERNIQNVISGEVTYAVRDTSWDGIKIKKGDIIGIKEDDIVVIGDNKEKVLLDLVDKMAEGAIGGIITIYYGDDVSEDSVKEAVEALTEKYKDFDVEYYFGGQSLYYYIVSLE comes from the coding sequence TTGGCTATTAAAAAAATCGATGGCAATTTGCTAAGAAAAGCTATAATAAATGCAGCTTTTGTTTTAAGGCAAAATAAGAAAAATGTAGATGCACTAAATGTATTTCCTGTGCCTGACGGAGATACGGGAACGAATATGTCCCTGACAATGGACCAGGCAGTAAGAGAATTGGAAAAAGTGTCATCAAATGATCTAAAAAAGATCGCTGACGCCTTGGCATGGGGTTCATTGATGGGAGGAAGGGGCAATTCCGGAGTTATTCTCTCTCAGCTCTTTAGGGGCTTTGCCCAGGGCATTCCTTCCAATAAGAAAAGCATTACCCCTTATGAACTTGCCACGGCATATAAAAATGGAGTTGATGCGGCATATCGTGCTGTTATGAGACCGGTAGAGGGGACGATCCTTACGGTAGCGCGAGAAACTGCCGATAAAATGATTATGGAAGCAAGACGGTATGAAGATTTGGAAACCGTGCTTGAAAACACTATAAAATATGGCGAGAAAGTCCTTGAAAAAACACCAGACATGTTAAAAGTCCTTAAGGAAGCAAATGTAGTAGATGCCGGAGGAAAAGGTCTTATATTCTTAATGAAGGGCTTTCTTGAGGCAATAAAAAATCCAAATTTAGATGTTGCGTCCCTTAAGGAAAAGAATTATGAGTCTTCATATAAAACTGCTTACGAAAGTGAAAAAATTCCTCAAGAAATAAAATATATTTATTGTACAGAGCTACTTATAACCGGAAAAGAAATAGATATAAATTCACTAAAACAAGAATTGGATGGCATAGGAGATTCTATGATAGTAACCGGCATGGGTGACCTCGTGAAGATACATATCCATACTAATAATCCGGATAGGGTCTTAAATGCTGCATTAAAAAGAGGAGAACTATCAAAAATTAAAATTGATAATATGAAGATACAGCATAATGAGATTATCAATAATGAAGTAGTAGAAGAAAATAAAGCTGATATCAAGATTTCCGAGAATAAGGAAATGACATCAAAGAAAAAAGTAGGCGTAATCGCGGTATCTCAAGGCAAAGGTTTAAATGAGATCTTCAAAAGCATGGGCGCCGATATAATCGAAGGCGGCCAATCTATGAATCCTAGTACAGAAGATATACTTTCCGCTATAGAAAATAGCAGTTATGAAGACGTAATTATTTTACCAAACAATAAGAACATAATATTGACTGCCCAGCAAGCAAAGAGCATTTCAACTAAAAACGTGTATGTTGTTCCTACCAAATCAATTCCGCAGGGTATTGCGGCGCTGTTGGCTTTTAATCCTGATTTTTCAGTACAAGAAAACATTTCGAATATGGAAAGAAATATTCAAAACGTAATTTCCGGTGAAGTTACTTATGCAGTCAGAGATACATCATGGGACGGAATCAAAATAAAAAAAGGGGATATTATCGGGATAAAGGAAGATGATATAGTCGTTATTGGAGATAACAAAGAGAAGGTTTTGCTGGATCTTGTAGATAAAATGGCCGAAGGTGCAATCGGCGGAATAATTACAATCTATTATGGCGATGATGTAAGCGAAGATTCGGTAAAAGAGGCAGTAGAAGCTTTAACAGAAAAGTATAAGGATTTTGATGTGGAATACTATTTTGGAGGCCAAAGCCTATATTATTACATTGTTTCTCTGGAATAA